The proteins below come from a single bacterium genomic window:
- a CDS encoding SocA family protein, which translates to MKIQDLLYVIAKEFKQLEDYYLGRTKLIKLAYLSEIFYKRLFNKRLTDSNWVFWKYGPYLMDYPTILNSAAFFKSEDDDFKPIKIDYDYRCAAPNLDEKCAINRAMEFAETDLNELLDFIYFDTEPMINATSRGKLLDFSCVKPEEAYEIKEYHITKEMGNRIDEKIKEWKKKRIESQ; encoded by the coding sequence ATGAAAATCCAAGATCTCCTATATGTAATTGCAAAGGAATTCAAGCAGCTTGAAGATTATTATCTTGGTAGAACCAAGTTAATAAAATTAGCTTATCTATCAGAAATCTTTTACAAGAGATTATTCAATAAGAGGTTAACAGATTCAAATTGGGTATTTTGGAAATACGGTCCATATTTGATGGATTACCCAACCATATTAAACTCAGCTGCCTTTTTTAAAAGTGAAGATGATGATTTTAAACCTATAAAAATAGATTATGATTACAGATGCGCTGCCCCTAATTTAGATGAAAAGTGTGCAATCAATAGAGCTATGGAATTTGCAGAAACAGATCTTAATGAACTATTAGATTTTATATATTTTGATACTGAACCTATGATAAATGCCACTTCTAGGGGGAAATTACTGGATTTTAGCTGTGTGAAACCGGAAGAAGCATACGAAATTAAAGAATACCACATAACTAAAGAAATGGGTAACCGGATAGATGAAAAAATAAAAGAGTGGAAGAAAAAACGAATTGAGTCCCAATAA